From Vibrio splendidus, a single genomic window includes:
- the tcdA gene encoding tRNA cyclic N6-threonylcarbamoyladenosine(37) synthase TcdA has product MRELTTPASENYDQRFGGTRRLYGNSEVDILRAAHVCVIGIGGVGSWAVEALARTGLGELTLIDMDDVCVTNINRQIHAMSGTVGKSKIEVMAERVKLINPECKVNLIDDFIGPDNQAEYLSKEFDFVLDAIDSMKAKASLLAYCRSNKIKVITTGGAGGQVDPTQIKVADLTKTIQDPLAKKLKDTLRRHHNFPMNPARKFGIDCVFSTEQLKYPQADGSVCAAKATAEGPKRMDCATGFGAATVVTATFGFVAVSRIVEKLIQKHAK; this is encoded by the coding sequence ATGCGTGAATTGACCACTCCAGCTTCAGAAAACTATGACCAACGATTTGGTGGCACTCGTCGCTTATATGGCAATAGTGAAGTCGACATACTTAGAGCAGCACACGTGTGTGTGATCGGTATTGGCGGTGTAGGTTCATGGGCTGTTGAAGCGCTTGCTCGTACCGGTTTAGGTGAGCTGACTTTGATCGATATGGATGATGTGTGTGTGACTAACATCAACCGTCAAATCCATGCAATGTCGGGTACCGTCGGTAAGAGCAAAATCGAAGTGATGGCCGAGCGCGTCAAACTGATTAACCCTGAGTGTAAAGTGAACCTGATTGACGACTTTATTGGCCCTGATAATCAGGCTGAATACCTATCGAAAGAGTTCGACTTTGTGTTAGATGCGATTGATAGTATGAAAGCTAAAGCTTCACTGTTGGCATATTGTCGTAGCAACAAAATCAAGGTGATCACCACCGGTGGCGCGGGTGGGCAAGTCGACCCGACTCAAATCAAAGTGGCTGATCTGACTAAGACGATTCAAGATCCGCTAGCGAAGAAGCTAAAAGATACCCTTCGTCGTCATCATAATTTCCCTATGAACCCTGCGCGTAAGTTTGGTATCGATTGTGTGTTCTCGACTGAGCAACTGAAATACCCTCAAGCCGACGGCAGTGTATGTGCTGCGAAAGCAACAGCGGAAGGTCCAAAACGCATGGACTGTGCGACGGGTTTTGGCGCTGCGACAGTGGTCACCGCGACTTTTGGTTTTGTGGCTGTTTCACGTATTGTTGAAAAGCTGATTCAAAAGCACGCTAAGTAA
- the csdE gene encoding cysteine desulfurase sulfur acceptor subunit CsdE: protein MTTFPSSPFGTEITSDDIVAKMQTFSGWEDRYRQVIQWGKKLPSMPDELKSEQVVVSGCESQVWLVSQNIDGVWYFCADSDARIVRGLIALVMAAYDGKTSEQVQAFDIDGYFENIGLINHLSPSRGNGLKAIVAQIQELSA, encoded by the coding sequence ATGACCACATTCCCAAGCTCTCCATTCGGCACTGAAATTACCAGTGATGATATTGTCGCGAAGATGCAGACATTCAGCGGTTGGGAAGACCGTTATCGTCAAGTGATTCAATGGGGTAAGAAATTACCTAGCATGCCTGATGAGCTGAAGAGTGAGCAGGTTGTAGTTTCTGGTTGTGAAAGCCAAGTCTGGCTAGTTTCTCAGAACATCGACGGTGTTTGGTATTTTTGTGCTGATTCTGATGCTCGTATCGTGCGCGGTCTGATCGCATTAGTGATGGCTGCGTATGATGGAAAAACATCAGAGCAGGTTCAAGCGTTTGATATTGATGGTTACTTCGAAAACATCGGTTTAATCAACCACCTAAGCCCATCTCGCGGTAATGGATTAAAAGCGATCGTTGCTCAAATCCAAGAACTAAGTGCTTAA